Proteins co-encoded in one Arachis hypogaea cultivar Tifrunner chromosome 13, arahy.Tifrunner.gnm2.J5K5, whole genome shotgun sequence genomic window:
- the LOC112738321 gene encoding galactinol--sucrose galactosyltransferase isoform X2, translating to MAPSLTTLQENGLPKPLPPSIKLEASTFSVNDHPILTEVPPNIVAATASPPQDSTTTKNTAAGCFVGFNADEPLSRLVVSLGKLRGIRFMSIFRFKLWWSTHWTGSNGSQVEHETQIMILENSESGGRPYVLLLPLIEGAFRASLQPGLDDFIDVCMESGSTRVAESTFKACLYMHANNDPYTLVHEAMKVIRLHLGTFKLLEEKTPPAIIDRFGWCTWDAFYLEVHPQGVRQGIKTLADGGCPPGLVIIDDGWQTFCGDDEAVTDGGSLNCRIPGEQMLNRVIRFQENCKFREYECCKGKGMGAFVRELKEEFAALENVYVWHAFCGYWGGIRPKVEGMPETEVVAARLSKGAEMLMTDLAVEKILENGVGVVAPHEAHNLYEGLHSHLQSVGIDGVKIDVTHVLEMLSEDYGGRVELARPYYKALTDSIKKHFKGNGVISSMQQCDDFWCTDPAGDPNGTYWLQGCHMVHCAYNSLWMGNIIHPDWDMFQSDHACAEFHAASRAISGGPVYVSDSVGKHNFKLLKKLVLLDGSILRCEHYALPTRDCLFENPLHDGKTMLKIWNLNKYTGVLGLFNCQGGGWCPASRRNKSFLDCSHSVTCIASPKDIEWSKGKNLICTKGVDSFAVYMVKDHKLRLVKYDESIEVSLEPFAFELMTVSPVMFLPRSSIQFAPFGLVNMLNSGGSIQSLEFHEHDKLVRIGVRGHGQMAVFAAEKPVDCKIDGQPVEFDYNYDDKMVKLQVPWPSSSRLSIVEYFF from the exons ATGGCGCCAAGCTTAACCACCCTCCAAGAAAATGGACTCCCCAAACCGTTACCACCCTCCATAAAACTCGAAGCCTCAACCTTCTCAGTCAACGACCACCCCATCCTCACCGAAGTCCCACCAAACATAGTTGCCGCCACTGCATCACCACCACAAGATTCAACCACCACCAAGAACACCGCGGCAGGATGCTTCGTGGGGTTCAATGCCGACGAGCCACTCTCCCGGCTCGTGGTTTCCCTCGGCAAGCTCAGAGGAATCCGGTTCATGAGCATATTCCGGTTCAAACTCTGGTGGAGCACCCACTGGACCGGCTCCAACGGTAGCCAAGTAGAGCACGAGACTCAAATTATGATACTCGAGAACA GTGAGAGCGGCGGGCGTCCCTATGTCCTCCTCTTGCCGCTTATCGAAGGAGCTTTCCGGGCTTCCCTGCAGCCCGGTCTTGACGACTTCATCGACGTCTGCATGGAGAGTGGATCCACACGCGTGGCGGAGTCGACATTCAAAGCGTGCCTCTACATGCACGCCAACAACGACCCCTACACTCTGGTCCACGAAGCCATGAAGGTCATCCGCCTCCACCTTGGAACCTTCAAGCTTCTAGAAGAGAAGACCCCGCCGGCAATCATCGACAGGTTCGGGTGGTGCACGTGGGACGCGTTCTACCTGGAGGTGCACCCTCAGGGCGTCCGCCAAGGCATCAAAACCCTCGCGGACGGAGGGTGCCCTCCCGGTCTAGTCATCATTGATGACGGATGGCAAACGTTTTGCGGCGACGATGAGGCGGTAACCGACGGAGGGAGCTTGAATTGTAGGATACCGGGAGAGCAGATGCTGAATAGGGTGATAAGGTTCCAAGAGAACTGCAAGTTTAGGGAGTACGAGTGTTGTAAGGGGAAGGGGATGGGTGCGTTTGtgagggagttgaaggaggagttTGCAGCGCTGGAAAATGTGTATGTGTGGCATGCGTTTTGTGGGTACTGGGGTGGGATAAGGCCCAAGGTGGAGGGGATGCCGGAGACAGAGGTGGTGGCCGCGAGGCTGTCGAAGGGGGCGGAGATGCTGATGACGGACTTGGCGGTGGAGAAGATACTAGAGAACGGTGTGGGAGTTGTAGCGCCGCATGAGGCTCACAACTTGTATGAAGGGCTTCACTCGCATCTTCAGTCGGTGGGGATTGACGGTGTCAAGATTGATGTCACACAT GTTCTAGAGATGCTATCAGAGGATTATGGTGGTCGTGTTGAACTCGCCAGACCATACTACAAAGCACTCACTGATTCTATTAAGAAACATTTCAAGGGCAATGGTGTCATTTCCAGCATGCAGCAGT GTGATGATTTTTGGTGTACGGACCCGGCCGGAGATCCCAACGGAACATATTGGCTACAAGGATGTCACATGGTGCATTGTGCATACAACAGCTTGTGGATGGGGAATATCATTCACCCGGATTGGGACATGTTCCAATCTGATCACGCCTGCGCCGAGTTTCACGCCGCCTCTCGAGCCATCTCCGGTGGACCGGTTTATGTGAGTGACTCTGTTGGAAAACACAACTTCAAGTTGCTTAAGAAGTTGGTTCTCTTGGATGGCTCCATTTTACGGTGTGAACACTATGCACTTCCTACTAGAGATTGCTTATTTGAAAATCCTTTACATGATGGTAAAACAATGCTCAAAATTTGGAACCTCAACAAG TATACAGGGGTTTTGGGTCTGTTCAATTGCCAAGGTGGAGGGTGGTGTCCTGcgagtagaagaaacaagagtTTTTTAGATTGTTCACACTCCGTTACTTGCATTGCAAGTCCCAAAGACATTGAATGGAGCAAAGGAAAGAACCTTATTTGCACCAAAGGAGTTGATTCATTTGCAGTGTACATGGTGAAAGACCACAAGTTGAGGCTAGTGAAGTATGATGAGAGCATTGAGGTTTCGCTGGAGCCTTTTGCTTTCGAGCTCATGACGGTTTCTCCGGTGATGTTTCTACCAAGATCATCAATTCAGTTTGCACCATTTGGGTTGGTGAACATGCTCAACTCTGGAGGCTCAATTCAATCCTTGGAGTTCCATGAACATGATAAATTGGTTAGAATTGGGGTGAGAGGCCATGGCCAGATGGCCGTATTCGCGGCAGAGAAGCCGGTAGATTGTAAGATTGATGGACAACCTGTGGAGTTTGATTACAATTATGACGATAAGATGGTTAAGCTCCAAGTTCCATGGCCTAGTTCTTCGAGGTTGTCCATAGTCGAGTATTTTTTTTGA
- the LOC112738321 gene encoding galactinol--sucrose galactosyltransferase isoform X1, with protein MAPSLTTLQENGLPKPLPPSIKLEASTFSVNDHPILTEVPPNIVAATASPPQDSTTTKNTAAGCFVGFNADEPLSRLVVSLGKLRGIRFMSIFRFKLWWSTHWTGSNGSQVEHETQIMILENSESGGRPYVLLLPLIEGAFRASLQPGLDDFIDVCMESGSTRVAESTFKACLYMHANNDPYTLVHEAMKVIRLHLGTFKLLEEKTPPAIIDRFGWCTWDAFYLEVHPQGVRQGIKTLADGGCPPGLVIIDDGWQTFCGDDEAVTDGGSLNCRIPGEQMLNRVIRFQENCKFREYECCKGKGMGAFVRELKEEFAALENVYVWHAFCGYWGGIRPKVEGMPETEVVAARLSKGAEMLMTDLAVEKILENGVGVVAPHEAHNLYEGLHSHLQSVGIDGVKIDVTHVLEMLSEDYGGRVELARPYYKALTDSIKKHFKGNGVISSMQQCNDFMFLGTETISLGRVGDDFWCTDPAGDPNGTYWLQGCHMVHCAYNSLWMGNIIHPDWDMFQSDHACAEFHAASRAISGGPVYVSDSVGKHNFKLLKKLVLLDGSILRCEHYALPTRDCLFENPLHDGKTMLKIWNLNKYTGVLGLFNCQGGGWCPASRRNKSFLDCSHSVTCIASPKDIEWSKGKNLICTKGVDSFAVYMVKDHKLRLVKYDESIEVSLEPFAFELMTVSPVMFLPRSSIQFAPFGLVNMLNSGGSIQSLEFHEHDKLVRIGVRGHGQMAVFAAEKPVDCKIDGQPVEFDYNYDDKMVKLQVPWPSSSRLSIVEYFF; from the exons ATGGCGCCAAGCTTAACCACCCTCCAAGAAAATGGACTCCCCAAACCGTTACCACCCTCCATAAAACTCGAAGCCTCAACCTTCTCAGTCAACGACCACCCCATCCTCACCGAAGTCCCACCAAACATAGTTGCCGCCACTGCATCACCACCACAAGATTCAACCACCACCAAGAACACCGCGGCAGGATGCTTCGTGGGGTTCAATGCCGACGAGCCACTCTCCCGGCTCGTGGTTTCCCTCGGCAAGCTCAGAGGAATCCGGTTCATGAGCATATTCCGGTTCAAACTCTGGTGGAGCACCCACTGGACCGGCTCCAACGGTAGCCAAGTAGAGCACGAGACTCAAATTATGATACTCGAGAACA GTGAGAGCGGCGGGCGTCCCTATGTCCTCCTCTTGCCGCTTATCGAAGGAGCTTTCCGGGCTTCCCTGCAGCCCGGTCTTGACGACTTCATCGACGTCTGCATGGAGAGTGGATCCACACGCGTGGCGGAGTCGACATTCAAAGCGTGCCTCTACATGCACGCCAACAACGACCCCTACACTCTGGTCCACGAAGCCATGAAGGTCATCCGCCTCCACCTTGGAACCTTCAAGCTTCTAGAAGAGAAGACCCCGCCGGCAATCATCGACAGGTTCGGGTGGTGCACGTGGGACGCGTTCTACCTGGAGGTGCACCCTCAGGGCGTCCGCCAAGGCATCAAAACCCTCGCGGACGGAGGGTGCCCTCCCGGTCTAGTCATCATTGATGACGGATGGCAAACGTTTTGCGGCGACGATGAGGCGGTAACCGACGGAGGGAGCTTGAATTGTAGGATACCGGGAGAGCAGATGCTGAATAGGGTGATAAGGTTCCAAGAGAACTGCAAGTTTAGGGAGTACGAGTGTTGTAAGGGGAAGGGGATGGGTGCGTTTGtgagggagttgaaggaggagttTGCAGCGCTGGAAAATGTGTATGTGTGGCATGCGTTTTGTGGGTACTGGGGTGGGATAAGGCCCAAGGTGGAGGGGATGCCGGAGACAGAGGTGGTGGCCGCGAGGCTGTCGAAGGGGGCGGAGATGCTGATGACGGACTTGGCGGTGGAGAAGATACTAGAGAACGGTGTGGGAGTTGTAGCGCCGCATGAGGCTCACAACTTGTATGAAGGGCTTCACTCGCATCTTCAGTCGGTGGGGATTGACGGTGTCAAGATTGATGTCACACAT GTTCTAGAGATGCTATCAGAGGATTATGGTGGTCGTGTTGAACTCGCCAGACCATACTACAAAGCACTCACTGATTCTATTAAGAAACATTTCAAGGGCAATGGTGTCATTTCCAGCATGCAGCAGTGTAACGATTTCATGTTCCTTGGCACAGAAACCATATCACTTGGACGAGTTG GTGATGATTTTTGGTGTACGGACCCGGCCGGAGATCCCAACGGAACATATTGGCTACAAGGATGTCACATGGTGCATTGTGCATACAACAGCTTGTGGATGGGGAATATCATTCACCCGGATTGGGACATGTTCCAATCTGATCACGCCTGCGCCGAGTTTCACGCCGCCTCTCGAGCCATCTCCGGTGGACCGGTTTATGTGAGTGACTCTGTTGGAAAACACAACTTCAAGTTGCTTAAGAAGTTGGTTCTCTTGGATGGCTCCATTTTACGGTGTGAACACTATGCACTTCCTACTAGAGATTGCTTATTTGAAAATCCTTTACATGATGGTAAAACAATGCTCAAAATTTGGAACCTCAACAAG TATACAGGGGTTTTGGGTCTGTTCAATTGCCAAGGTGGAGGGTGGTGTCCTGcgagtagaagaaacaagagtTTTTTAGATTGTTCACACTCCGTTACTTGCATTGCAAGTCCCAAAGACATTGAATGGAGCAAAGGAAAGAACCTTATTTGCACCAAAGGAGTTGATTCATTTGCAGTGTACATGGTGAAAGACCACAAGTTGAGGCTAGTGAAGTATGATGAGAGCATTGAGGTTTCGCTGGAGCCTTTTGCTTTCGAGCTCATGACGGTTTCTCCGGTGATGTTTCTACCAAGATCATCAATTCAGTTTGCACCATTTGGGTTGGTGAACATGCTCAACTCTGGAGGCTCAATTCAATCCTTGGAGTTCCATGAACATGATAAATTGGTTAGAATTGGGGTGAGAGGCCATGGCCAGATGGCCGTATTCGCGGCAGAGAAGCCGGTAGATTGTAAGATTGATGGACAACCTGTGGAGTTTGATTACAATTATGACGATAAGATGGTTAAGCTCCAAGTTCCATGGCCTAGTTCTTCGAGGTTGTCCATAGTCGAGTATTTTTTTTGA